The following are encoded in a window of Gossypium raimondii isolate GPD5lz chromosome 13, ASM2569854v1, whole genome shotgun sequence genomic DNA:
- the LOC105784369 gene encoding protein WVD2-like 7 isoform X2, translating to MEHEACSGKWRQHSPAFDSLSLLPIFVDAIVDFLFSESRQGIKVNWDFLVCESVCTTPFKMATPEIETHHRFFRNSIYSSFPQFFEEISAILSRGSISFGRYADDSIAWEKRSVFTYNRCEEELQKFQAPGFVAQKTAYFNEFYKRVGVVEALPAHQQNTRQYGPSQETQENSKLRGIGFNDAVAEKEDKPSNASQIQISDSQGISNNMEPCCQEVKNCSTENNDATIEEGMKVCRNTVEVENYFEEASVSHPPLSEGNPKCAQRKSIASSKVKQIFNKTIKHGNKVKDKGTVASAITNKAKIVPLESANSSVMEQPKGVGNLFQGKVRQSNRESGFISYSEHV from the exons ATGGAGCATGAAGCATGCAGCGGGAAATGGCGTCAACATTCTCCTGCTTTTGATTCACTTTCTCTCTTGCCTATATTCGTTGACGCCATTGTTGATTTCCTATTTTCCGAAAGCA GGCAGGGAATAAAGGTGAACTGGGATTTTCTTGTATGTGAATCAGTGTGCACTACACCATTCAAAATGGCCACTCCCGAGATTGAAACTCATCACAGATTTTTCAGAAACAGCATTTATTCTTCTTTTCCCCAATTCTTCGAG GAAATATCTGCTATACTGAGTCGTGGCTCAATTTCTTTCGGAAGATATGCTGATGATTCAATTGCCTGGGAGAAAAGGTCAGTTTTTACTTACAATAGATGTGAAGAGGAACTTCAGAAGTTCCAGGCCCCAGGATTCGTTGCTCAAAAGACGGCCTATTTTAATGAATTCTACAAAAGAGTTGGAGTTGTGGAAGCATTACCAGCTCATCAGCAAAATACCAGGCAATATGGTCCAAGTCAAGAGACACAAGAGAATTCGAAACTAAGAGGAATTGGTTTTAATGATGCTGTTGCAGAAAAGGAAGATAAACCGAGCAATGCTAGTCAAATTCAGATTTCAGACAGCCAAGGCATTTCAAACAATATGGAACCATGTTGCCAAGAAGTAAAAAATTGCTCTACTGAAAATAATGATGCTACCATAGAGGAAGGAATGAAAGTCTGTAGAAATACTGTTGAAgtggaaaattattttgaagagGCTTCTGTCTCTCATCCTCCACTGTCTGAGGGAAATCCAAAATGTGCCCAGCGAAAAAGCATTGCCTCTAGCAAAGTGAagcaaatttttaacaaaacgatAAAGCATGGCAATAAAGTGAAGGATAAG GGAACTGTTGCTTCTGCTATTACAAACAAAGCAAAG aTTGTACCTCTGGAGTCTGCAAATTCAAGTGTGATGGAGCAGCCCAAGGGGGTGGGAAATTTGTTTCAGG GCAAAGTAAGGCAATCTAACCGGGAAAGTGGGTTTATTTCTTATTCCGAGCATGTTTGA
- the LOC105784369 gene encoding protein WVD2-like 7 isoform X1 — translation MEHEACSGKWRQHSPAFDSLSLLPIFVDAIVDFLFSESRQGIKVNWDFLVCESVCTTPFKMATPEIETHHRFFRNSIYSSFPQFFEEISAILSRGSISFGRYADDSIAWEKRSVFTYNRCEEELQKFQAPGFVAQKTAYFNEFYKRVGVVEALPAHQQNTRQYGPSQETQENSKLRGIGFNDAVAEKEDKPSNASQIQISDSQGISNNMEPCCQEVKNCSTENNDATIEEGMKVCRNTVEVENYFEEASVSHPPLSEGNPKCAQRKSIASSKVKQIFNKTIKHGNKVKDKGTVASAITNKAKIVPLESANSSVMEQPKGVGNLFQGNLLLHLYHLYHQSCLCFLSLN, via the exons ATGGAGCATGAAGCATGCAGCGGGAAATGGCGTCAACATTCTCCTGCTTTTGATTCACTTTCTCTCTTGCCTATATTCGTTGACGCCATTGTTGATTTCCTATTTTCCGAAAGCA GGCAGGGAATAAAGGTGAACTGGGATTTTCTTGTATGTGAATCAGTGTGCACTACACCATTCAAAATGGCCACTCCCGAGATTGAAACTCATCACAGATTTTTCAGAAACAGCATTTATTCTTCTTTTCCCCAATTCTTCGAG GAAATATCTGCTATACTGAGTCGTGGCTCAATTTCTTTCGGAAGATATGCTGATGATTCAATTGCCTGGGAGAAAAGGTCAGTTTTTACTTACAATAGATGTGAAGAGGAACTTCAGAAGTTCCAGGCCCCAGGATTCGTTGCTCAAAAGACGGCCTATTTTAATGAATTCTACAAAAGAGTTGGAGTTGTGGAAGCATTACCAGCTCATCAGCAAAATACCAGGCAATATGGTCCAAGTCAAGAGACACAAGAGAATTCGAAACTAAGAGGAATTGGTTTTAATGATGCTGTTGCAGAAAAGGAAGATAAACCGAGCAATGCTAGTCAAATTCAGATTTCAGACAGCCAAGGCATTTCAAACAATATGGAACCATGTTGCCAAGAAGTAAAAAATTGCTCTACTGAAAATAATGATGCTACCATAGAGGAAGGAATGAAAGTCTGTAGAAATACTGTTGAAgtggaaaattattttgaagagGCTTCTGTCTCTCATCCTCCACTGTCTGAGGGAAATCCAAAATGTGCCCAGCGAAAAAGCATTGCCTCTAGCAAAGTGAagcaaatttttaacaaaacgatAAAGCATGGCAATAAAGTGAAGGATAAG GGAACTGTTGCTTCTGCTATTACAAACAAAGCAAAG aTTGTACCTCTGGAGTCTGCAAATTCAAGTGTGATGGAGCAGCCCAAGGGGGTGGGAAATTTGTTTCAGGGTAATCTGTTATTGCATTTATATCACTTATATCATCAATCATGTTTGTGCTTTTTGAGTTTAAACTAA